Proteins encoded by one window of Clostridium cagae:
- a CDS encoding methionine ABC transporter ATP-binding protein gives MIEVRNLEKKFGEIKVLSNISISIEEGEIYGIIGHSGAGKSTLLRCINGLESYNKGSLKIMGNNVSDLKGKDLRSFRKNLGMIFQNFNLMQRKNVFDNVAFPLETWGYNKNYIQTKVMELLKLVGLEEKTKDKPSKLSGGQKQRVAIARALALEPKILLCDEATSALDPKTTKDILSLLLKINQELGITIVIVTHQMEVVKGICERVALLEGGNVKSQGKCEELFLKPKSSLKKFLGEEDENILLTTGVNIKMFFSNDSSENAVITKMARELNINFSIVSGKLEKFRDVILGGLVININECDKDKVIEYLENKKILLEVIK, from the coding sequence ATGATTGAAGTTAGGAATTTAGAAAAAAAATTTGGGGAAATAAAAGTATTAAGCAATATTTCAATAAGCATAGAAGAAGGAGAGATTTATGGAATAATTGGACATAGTGGAGCAGGAAAATCTACATTACTTAGATGCATAAATGGTCTTGAATCATACAATAAAGGTTCTTTAAAAATAATGGGAAATAATGTTTCTGATTTAAAAGGCAAAGATTTAAGAAGTTTTAGAAAAAATTTGGGGATGATTTTTCAAAATTTTAATCTTATGCAAAGAAAAAATGTTTTTGATAATGTAGCTTTTCCATTAGAAACATGGGGGTATAATAAAAATTACATTCAAACTAAAGTTATGGAACTTCTTAAATTGGTGGGATTGGAAGAAAAAACAAAGGATAAGCCATCTAAACTAAGTGGAGGCCAAAAACAAAGAGTAGCTATTGCAAGAGCATTAGCACTAGAGCCTAAAATATTATTATGTGATGAAGCAACTTCAGCATTAGACCCTAAGACTACTAAAGATATACTATCGTTACTTTTAAAAATAAATCAGGAACTTGGTATAACAATAGTTATTGTTACTCATCAAATGGAAGTGGTAAAAGGAATCTGCGAAAGAGTTGCATTGCTTGAAGGTGGAAATGTAAAATCTCAAGGTAAATGTGAGGAATTATTTTTAAAGCCTAAATCATCTTTAAAGAAGTTTCTTGGAGAAGAAGATGAAAATATATTACTAACAACTGGAGTGAATATAAAAATGTTTTTCTCTAATGACTCTTCAGAGAATGCTGTTATAACAAAGATGGCAAGAGAACTTAATATAAATTTTTCTATAGTATCTGGAAAATTAGAAAAATTTAGAGATGTGATTCTAGGAGGACTCGTTATAAATATAAATGAGTGTGACAAAGATAAAGTAATTGAATACTTAGAGAATAAGAAAATTTTGCTGGAGGTGATCAAATAA
- a CDS encoding methionine ABC transporter permease, giving the protein MQEIIIIALKQTLIMVLTSTIFSVILGFVPAILLTITSDDGLKPNKFMYSILDFIVNTLRSFPFVILMVIIMPLTKLLVGKSTGTLAAIVPLTIAAAPLVSRIIESALREVDKGVIEAAKSFGASNFQIIFKVMLKEAIPSIVSGITLALISIVGYSAMAGTLGAGGLGDVAIRYGYQRFETDFMIVTCIILIVFVQFLQFLGNCFYGKLSK; this is encoded by the coding sequence ATGCAAGAAATTATAATAATAGCTTTAAAACAAACATTAATAATGGTCTTAACCTCTACAATATTTTCAGTTATATTAGGTTTTGTTCCAGCAATACTTCTTACTATTACTTCAGATGATGGCTTAAAACCAAATAAATTTATGTATTCCATTTTAGACTTTATAGTAAATACATTGAGAAGTTTTCCATTTGTCATATTAATGGTAATAATTATGCCATTAACCAAGTTATTAGTTGGTAAATCTACTGGTACACTAGCTGCTATAGTACCACTTACAATTGCAGCAGCACCTTTGGTTTCAAGAATTATAGAATCTGCATTAAGAGAGGTTGACAAAGGAGTAATAGAAGCAGCAAAGTCTTTCGGGGCTTCAAATTTTCAAATAATATTTAAAGTCATGTTAAAAGAAGCAATACCATCAATTGTATCTGGAATAACATTAGCTTTAATAAGTATTGTAGGTTATTCTGCTATGGCAGGAACACTTGGGGCAGGTGGACTTGGAGATGTAGCAATAAGATATGGATATCAAAGATTTGAAACAGATTTTATGATAGTAACTTGTATAATATTAATCGTATTTGTACAATTTCTACAATTTTTAGGGAATTGTTTTTATGGAAAATTATCAAAGTAA
- a CDS encoding MetQ/NlpA family ABC transporter substrate-binding protein has protein sequence MKKKSILSTILAGVLIFSLAGCGSINNGVESYNKDDKTIKIGVTPIPHKEIAEIAKSILEKEGYKLEIIEFTDYVQPNIALAEGDLDANYFQHIPYLNEQNESKGLNLVYTAAIHLEPMGLYSNKIKSLDELADGATIAIPNDPSNEARALKLLASKGIIKVSDGELITPKDITENNKNLKFNELEAASIPRVLDDSEAAVINGNYAIPAGFDPLSDPIINEDKNSEAAKPYANITVVKKGDEEKEKIKALTTAFTSPEVKEFIEKEYNGAVIPVF, from the coding sequence ATGAAAAAGAAATCTATATTATCAACAATATTAGCGGGAGTACTTATATTTAGTTTAGCAGGATGCGGAAGTATAAATAATGGGGTAGAGAGTTACAATAAAGATGATAAAACAATAAAAATAGGTGTTACCCCTATACCACATAAAGAAATAGCAGAAATAGCAAAGTCTATACTTGAAAAAGAAGGATATAAGCTTGAAATAATTGAGTTTACTGATTATGTTCAGCCTAATATAGCATTAGCAGAAGGGGATTTAGATGCTAATTATTTTCAGCATATTCCGTATTTAAATGAACAAAATGAATCAAAAGGATTAAATTTAGTTTATACAGCAGCAATTCATTTAGAACCAATGGGGTTATATTCAAATAAGATAAAGAGTTTAGATGAATTAGCTGATGGAGCTACAATAGCAATACCTAATGATCCATCAAATGAAGCAAGAGCATTAAAATTATTAGCTTCAAAAGGAATTATAAAAGTATCAGATGGTGAATTAATTACACCAAAGGATATAACAGAAAATAATAAAAATTTAAAATTTAATGAATTAGAAGCAGCAAGTATACCAAGGGTACTGGATGATTCTGAAGCAGCTGTAATAAATGGAAACTATGCAATACCAGCAGGATTTGATCCATTATCAGATCCAATAATAAATGAAGATAAGAATTCTGAAGCAGCGAAACCTTATGCAAATATAACTGTTGTTAAAAAAGGTGATGAAGAAAAAGAAAAAATTAAAGCATTAACGACAGCCTTCACTTCACCAGAAGTAAAGGAATTTATAGAAAAAGAATATAATGGTGCAGTTATACCGGTATTTTAA
- a CDS encoding YkvA family protein yields the protein MKISNIKVKLLGEDLLSIINEFVKIDGLYINKINISNGIIIEGNFKKGINVEFSLKVEILELIDEKIICRLSNFKVMNLGLFRMIRSFILKKVIKDFNEKGITAEKDKISIDIRKILYDIPFVDFTLKEVFVKDKELWVDLEEINISLNGNLIKEKVIEKVEENDIESCNELIIVNKVRDNYSLGRELLSNKLPEKTKKFKEYIFLLPDIISLIYRLLKDRRVPIKTKLILSSAIAYITLPMDIIPNNIPFIGAIDEIGVAFFALNNIINDVPMNVIIENWEGKNEIITVLKSGLEYLINFTGAKNVEKLCLVITELTTL from the coding sequence ATGAAGATATCTAATATTAAAGTAAAATTACTAGGTGAAGATTTACTTAGCATTATAAATGAATTTGTAAAAATTGATGGATTGTATATAAATAAAATTAATATATCTAATGGAATCATAATAGAAGGAAATTTTAAAAAGGGAATTAATGTAGAATTTTCTTTGAAAGTTGAAATACTTGAATTAATAGATGAAAAAATTATATGTAGATTATCTAATTTTAAGGTAATGAATTTAGGTCTTTTTAGAATGATAAGAAGTTTTATTTTAAAAAAGGTAATTAAGGATTTTAATGAAAAAGGTATAACGGCAGAAAAAGATAAAATATCAATAGATATAAGAAAAATATTATATGATATTCCATTCGTTGACTTTACGTTGAAAGAAGTGTTTGTAAAGGATAAAGAACTTTGGGTTGATTTAGAAGAAATTAATATTTCTTTAAATGGAAACTTAATTAAAGAAAAAGTTATAGAAAAAGTTGAAGAAAATGATATAGAAAGCTGCAATGAACTAATTATTGTTAATAAGGTAAGAGATAATTATTCATTAGGAAGAGAATTATTATCAAATAAGTTACCTGAAAAAACTAAAAAGTTTAAAGAATATATATTCCTTTTACCAGATATAATATCTTTAATATATAGATTATTAAAAGATAGAAGAGTTCCAATAAAAACTAAATTAATATTATCATCGGCTATTGCATATATAACATTACCAATGGATATAATACCCAATAATATACCATTTATAGGAGCAATAGATGAAATTGGAGTAGCATTTTTTGCATTAAATAACATTATAAATGATGTTCCTATGAATGTGATTATAGAAAATTGGGAAGGTAAAAATGAAATAATTACAGTCTTAAAAAGTGGTTTGGAATATTTGATAAACTTTACAGGTGCTAAAAATGTTGAGAAATTATGTTTAGTAATAACTGAATTAACAACATTATAA
- a CDS encoding ribonuclease H family protein → MGKKVYAIKEGFDFKNNKKIEDKIVDTWAECLRYVKGVKNAKYKSFTDISEAKQFLNNKNNLISKLDGKYPEDCLHIYVDGSYNIGTSQYSYGVVVVKDNVVEYIDSGIGESNPTNNIRQIAGELKGAIKGVEYALSCGEKKVVIFHDYAGICYHATGAWERKEASSKEYYKRMQELMNSGIEVIFVKVDSHTGDFFNELADEKCKEALDIKSDKVVEKWIKNNVVKVINKELKLSIEALISNYFDNVVIINDKNSIDNYKSEIINRNEVNVIEDKFENMIDEYKIDKVKGKKLISKLLSKQKEEMILYLLENKCKFIK, encoded by the coding sequence GTGGGAAAAAAAGTTTATGCGATAAAAGAAGGTTTTGACTTTAAAAATAATAAAAAAATAGAAGATAAAATAGTTGATACTTGGGCGGAATGTTTAAGATATGTTAAAGGCGTAAAAAATGCTAAATATAAAAGTTTTACAGATATATCAGAAGCAAAACAATTTTTAAACAATAAAAATAATTTAATAAGCAAGTTAGATGGAAAGTACCCTGAGGATTGCTTACATATATATGTTGATGGCAGTTATAACATTGGTACATCACAATATTCTTATGGTGTAGTTGTAGTTAAAGATAATGTTGTTGAGTATATTGATAGTGGAATTGGAGAAAGTAATCCTACTAATAACATAAGACAAATAGCAGGCGAATTAAAAGGTGCTATAAAAGGGGTAGAATATGCTTTAAGTTGTGGAGAGAAAAAAGTAGTTATTTTTCATGATTATGCAGGTATTTGTTATCATGCAACAGGTGCATGGGAAAGAAAAGAAGCATCATCTAAAGAATATTATAAAAGAATGCAGGAATTAATGAATAGTGGTATAGAAGTTATATTTGTAAAAGTAGACAGCCACACAGGGGATTTCTTCAATGAACTTGCTGACGAAAAATGTAAAGAAGCTTTAGATATAAAGTCAGATAAGGTTGTTGAAAAGTGGATTAAAAATAATGTGGTAAAAGTTATAAACAAAGAGTTAAAGTTAAGCATAGAAGCATTAATATCAAACTATTTTGATAATGTAGTAATTATTAATGATAAGAATAGCATTGATAATTATAAAAGTGAAATTATTAATAGAAATGAAGTTAATGTTATAGAAGATAAGTTTGAGAATATGATTGATGAATATAAAATTGATAAAGTTAAAGGTAAAAAATTAATTTCTAAATTGTTAAGTAAACAAAAAGAGGAAATGATTTTATATTTGTTAGAAAATAAATGTAAATTTATAAAATAA
- a CDS encoding YtxH domain-containing protein, translating to MGKFTKGIVAGALISTAVGMVVMPNLDRRTQRKMKKAGMKMRDMAEDTYENMMGCCMK from the coding sequence ATGGGTAAATTTACTAAAGGGATTGTCGCAGGAGCATTAATTAGTACAGCAGTAGGAATGGTAGTTATGCCAAACTTAGATCGAAGAACTCAAAGAAAAATGAAAAAAGCTGGAATGAAAATGAGAGATATGGCTGAAGATACATATGAAAATATGATGGGTTGTTGTATGAAATAA